A stretch of DNA from Methanogenium sp. S4BF:
GTGACACTCATTGCAACAAATGCAGGCAGCAGCAGTAAAACCACAAAAATTGACTACGTATCAGTTAGTCCAATTACAGCAACCGCGATTTTCGCCAGCGCACGCACGTTCGGTCCTGCCCCACTTACGGTCCAATTTACCGACGCCTCGACCAGTGATACTACTAACTGGAACTGGACATTCGGCGATAACTCAACCTCATCTGAACAAAACCCGGTACATATCTACCCAGAATCTGGCACATATACAGTAACTCTCTCGGTTAATGGCGGTGAAGATACCTGTGCCAAGACTGACTACATCAGGGTTGCACCGCTCCTTTTTGGAGACGCCAATGATGACGGAGCGGTGAATCAGGCTGACACACTGCGTGTGCTCAAAACGGTTGTTGGGATTATGGATGTCCCAGAGATAAATACGGACGAATTTGAACGAGCCGATGTCCACCGGAACGGTGCCATCGATATCGGTGATGCGATGTTCATTGCCCAATATAATGTGGGACTGCGGGACGCATGGTTTGTGGTGAAAGTATAGTCTATTTCATTCACTTTTTTGAAAGTAATGGCAAATCGTCAATATCCAATGAATATAAATCTCAAATTCACCCTTCGTTATTCCCACTCAACCCATCACCATCGGACCAACCAGTAAGGTCTCGAATTGATAGTTAGCGTTTAATTGTGTTCATTACATAAAACAGATACAGGAGATGATAACACCTTCAGGCCATTGTGAATGATTTTGAATGAAATAAATATGTTAAGGAAATGTCTGCACCTATCAAATAGAAACCCCACCAAATCCATTGACATACTTCTTCATCTCTTCTTTTTCAGATGGGCTGAATGAAAGGTTCAGGTAGTGATTCATAGCTGTAATGTTAGTATGGCCCTGTGACAGTGCAATCTGCATCGTCAGAGCTGGATAGCAGCACACTAACCATGATTCCCATGTCTTACGTGTCATCTTAGGTGTGATGCCATCTGTTGAAATATCAGCCCCACTGGCTGCTTTGAGAAGGATCTTTCTCCATCCCTGTCGGGTCAATCTCGGAAGTTCCTGATCATAGAGTCGTTCAATGATGGGAAGGGCATAGTTTGACAATTGAAAATATCGTTCAGGTTGTTTCCGTTTCTTCTTCAACGATGCCTCACGAGGGAGATGAATAACTGAGCGTTCCAAGTTGAACCATTCGGGTTTGTCCAGAAAGCGTAGAAATTCTTCATATCTCATTCCTGTAAACATTAGACCATCAAAATAGATCTTCTGCTGTCTCTTCATTTCATTTCGAATTTTGGAATATTCCCATGGCGTGAGAATTCGTGTGTCTGCTTTTAACAGTGACATAGTAACCCTTTTGTTATTATGGTAAATATAACACTGAACGAACCTGTTGAAAAATAGGGAGAGACCAATGAGGACCGCTAAGAACTCAGGGTTATTGAATGCAAGTTACCGTTTTAGGACAAAACGGTAACATTGTCTGAATTTATGAAAGATTTCAACGACATACCTTATGAGATTCCGGATATGAATGAAATGCCGAACGAACGGGTTGCTGCGGTTGGGACAATCACAATCAGAACCAGAATATCCCTGACCTCAACGTCCCATACATCAGAGAAGATATCCATCTGCTGAAAGGTCACACCATCAGCTATTGACATAGTGTTTTTCAGATCCAGGTATGCACATTCACTCCAAAACGTTGACGACAATTATCGTGATACTGACCAAACTGAATGATACCCTGATGCAGGAACCATCCTGAGTTTCCTGCGGACAATTGAATGCGTCTGCCAAACCCCCCGGGAGATTTCAATATTCCTCTACCCGAAGGACGCACAGAACCGAACACTGCTCTTATCTAGTCACCTCATCCGGAACGATGTGTGATGCACAGACGAGCAGTCCGGTATCAGTACATCGGCCAGAAGAGGAGGAGGAGCGGGATTGAGACGATGACAATGATCACTTCGAGGACTGCCCCCATCCTCCAGTAGTCGGTAAAGAGATACCCACCCGGCCCCATGACTAGCGTATTGGACTGGTGTCCGATCGGAGTGAGAAAGGCACAGGATGCCCCAATCGCAACCGCCATCAGAAACGGATCGATGGATGCACCAAGGTCATACGCGATCCCTAATGCAATCGGAGCCATCAGAACCGCAGAGGCTGCGTTGTTCACCAGATCCGAGAGGAACATGGTGATTATTAAAAGGAGGACAAGCGTCGCTTCCGGCGGGAAGATGGATGCGCCTGTAACGATACTCCCGGCGATAAGTGCTGCTCCGCCACTTGTTTCAAGCGCCTGACCGACAGGTATCATTGCACCAAGAAGAATGATAATCGGCCATTCCACACTATCATACGCATCACGCAGAGAGACTATTGAGGTAAGAATCATCAAAACGACCGCGGCACTGAAGGTGATCTGGACCGGCATAATTCCAAGGGCCGATATTCCAAGGGCCGTTCCGAAGATTCCCAAAGCAAGCAGTATAGTCTTCTGCCCCCCAATCCGAAGACCCCGTTCAGCAAGCGGGAGGCACCCGATTTTTGGAAGAGCTGTCTGGAGGGCATCTTTCTTACCCTGGAGAAGAAGGATGTCACCAGGACGGAACCGAATCTGGTTGAGCCTGTTACGAAGACGCCCTCCCTCCCGTGCTACGGCAAGGAGGTTGATGCCATGAATCCAGCGAAGATTTGCTGAATACGCGGTCCTGTCCAGAATCGGTGAATCCGGTTTTACAATGGCCTCAATTATTCCGACAGTGTCGGATCCGATCATCTCCTCCGATATCTCTGCTTTCCCTACGAGTTCAAGGCGGGTGGCATCAAGGAGGGTCTGCAGGTCTTTTGAATCTGCCCTGATAATAAGAATGTCATTCTCCAGAATTGTCTCGTAAACTGACGGTGCGACGATCTTTCGTGTATTTCTAATCAGCCCGACAACAACAACCTCTGCCTCGGTGGCGGTACTGATATCAAAGATCATCTTTCCTGCAAGTTTTGAGTTCTCCGGAACCCTGACTTCAGTGAGGTAATCCCTGACTGCAAAGAGCTCTTCTTTTGAGGCAGGACTCTGCCGGGACGGGATCAGCCTCCATCCGAAAAACGAGATGAAGAGGATTCCGCAGATGGCTACCCCCACCCCGACATAGGCAAAGTCAAAGATCAGGAATGGGTCGCCCCCGCTCTGGGCACGATAGCTGGCGATGATGATATTGGGGGGAGTCCCGATGAGGGTTGTCATCCCACCGAGGAGGGACCCAAATGCTATAGGCATCAAAAGGTAGGAAGGGGGCCTCCCGCTCTTCCGGGCAGTCCTGATGGCAACCGGCATCATCAGGGCCAGTGCCCCGATATTATTCATAAATCCTGAGAGAATGGCAACGATACCGGTAAGCGAGAAGACCTGCCGCACCTCTCCATCCCCAACCCGGGCAACCCACCGGGTCAGAATATCAATAAGACCGGAGTTCTGAAGGCCCTTGCTGAGAATCAGAACAGCTGCAACGGTGATAACCGCCGGATGGCCAAACCCGAGGAAGGCATCCACCGGGTTGACGATGCCCGTTATGGTGACAATCAGAAGCGCTATCAGGGCTACGATGTCATAACGCACCTTGCCTGTGGCAAAGAGAATAAGCGCAAGGATGAGGGTTCCAAAGACAATGAGCATATCAAACATCGGCGATCAGTGTTCCTTATCATACTGGGGGATGATGAAGAAGATATACCTTCCTTAGGGTCACGGAATGACGAATTCCTGATAAAAAGTCGGCGAAATGGTGAATACCTGAAAGAACGTCACCCAGGTAAGTGGGGGATGATCATGACTTATACGTGGGTCATTGTAGGGGCATAATTCATACACGGAGGGAAACACATGCGGCCATTGCGGCACCTGCCTGAAAGTGATCATACCTTCAGCAACAGTGAGGTGAAATGAACCGCCCCCATCCGGCCTGCTGTAAAACGTCCCCCCTCCGATATACACCGATACATTCCCCCTTTGACGATCCTCACACATAGATTATCACTCCCCTAAGTCGCTGTAGGGGAGCCTCAAAAATGAAAACGATGAAAATCAGAGATATTCATCGAATTTTGTGAAACCTTCACCGGAATAGGATTTGACCACGACCACAACATGATCTTTCTCCCCTTTGATTCCTGTTATTTCCACACTCTCACCAATGACCGGCTGAATCTTCTCGGTAATCACCGTCCCGTCAGGCTTTGTGACAATAACATCAACGTCATTCACCACATTTGAGTTTGGCCCACCTGCATAGGATACGGTTATTTTTCCGCCAAGTGAGCTTTTCTGCACCCCGACTTCAACGAGAAGGTCATGCATCTTCCAGACCGGCAATGAATCGCCAAGATCTGCCATAAAATACGCATTGGCTTTGTTGAACGACTCAGGGACTTCATACATCACCCATGCATTGTAGAATTCCTTCTCTTTTCCTGCCTTGTAGAGATTTGTCCGGACATAGATGTCCCCGACATTTTTCAGGGCATATCGTTCTGAAAGGTCTGCATCATGGGAGAGAGCGATGGTCGTAGTCATAGTCATCAGGACTATATGCCTTGATTACTACACCCCATTCATCGGAGATGACCTTCATGGGGAGATAAGTAACCCCGTCGGCGATAACTGAGAATTTTTCCGGATACGGCGTATATTCGTTTGTGCAGTATCCGCCGATAACGGTTATCGTGACGCTTACCAGATAGAATTTCTTCCCCGATGCAGGATCCACCCAGAGTTTTTCACTGGTTTTTGTATCATATAACTGATAACTCTGAAGTTCTTTGTAGCCTTCTGCCTGGATGCAGAGGTTAGCCTTGGACGATTTCTCATCATAACTCTTCCCTGTGTCGCTGTCATAGTACCATCGCTGATCAGCATTCAGTGCATCAGGAAATGGATTTGCTACGACCGC
This window harbors:
- a CDS encoding SLC13 family permease, whose protein sequence is MFDMLIVFGTLILALILFATGKVRYDIVALIALLIVTITGIVNPVDAFLGFGHPAVITVAAVLILSKGLQNSGLIDILTRWVARVGDGEVRQVFSLTGIVAILSGFMNNIGALALMMPVAIRTARKSGRPPSYLLMPIAFGSLLGGMTTLIGTPPNIIIASYRAQSGGDPFLIFDFAYVGVGVAICGILFISFFGWRLIPSRQSPASKEELFAVRDYLTEVRVPENSKLAGKMIFDISTATEAEVVVVGLIRNTRKIVAPSVYETILENDILIIRADSKDLQTLLDATRLELVGKAEISEEMIGSDTVGIIEAIVKPDSPILDRTAYSANLRWIHGINLLAVAREGGRLRNRLNQIRFRPGDILLLQGKKDALQTALPKIGCLPLAERGLRIGGQKTILLALGIFGTALGISALGIMPVQITFSAAVVLMILTSIVSLRDAYDSVEWPIIILLGAMIPVGQALETSGGAALIAGSIVTGASIFPPEATLVLLLIITMFLSDLVNNAASAVLMAPIALGIAYDLGASIDPFLMAVAIGASCAFLTPIGHQSNTLVMGPGGYLFTDYWRMGAVLEVIIVIVSIPLLLLFWPMY
- a CDS encoding tyrosine-type recombinase/integrase, translated to MSLLKADTRILTPWEYSKIRNEMKRQQKIYFDGLMFTGMRYEEFLRFLDKPEWFNLERSVIHLPREASLKKKRKQPERYFQLSNYALPIIERLYDQELPRLTRQGWRKILLKAASGADISTDGITPKMTRKTWESWLVCCYPALTMQIALSQGHTNITAMNHYLNLSFSPSEKEEMKKYVNGFGGVSI